A single Streptomyces mirabilis DNA region contains:
- a CDS encoding HoxN/HupN/NixA family nickel/cobalt transporter — protein sequence MTAAPTATGGLRSRWRRISGSMSRAEWGRAAGMATFIIALHVIGWFTLVAIVAPEHYSLGTKGFGIGIGVSAYILGMRHAFDADHIAAIDNTTRKLMDEDRRPLSVGFWFSLGHSSVVFVLTLLLSLGVKSLAAPVREDNSELHHVTELIGTTVSGTFLYLIAIINIVILTGIWKVFRQMRSGHFDEAALEQQLNNRGLVNRLLGRVMKSITKPWQMYPLGLLFGLGFDTATEVALLVLAGSGAASGLPWYAILCLPVLFAAGMSLLDTIDGSFMNFAYGWAFSNPVRKVYYNLTITGLSVAVALVIGTAELLGLLADKARLHGAFWDWISGLNLNTVGFVIVGLFFATWAAALAVWKLGRIEEKWTAGLQPVEQQAD from the coding sequence ATGACAGCCGCGCCGACGGCCACCGGCGGCCTCCGCTCCCGATGGCGACGCATATCCGGCTCGATGAGCCGTGCCGAGTGGGGCCGCGCAGCCGGCATGGCCACCTTTATCATCGCGCTCCACGTCATCGGGTGGTTCACGCTGGTGGCGATCGTGGCCCCGGAGCACTACAGCCTGGGTACCAAGGGCTTCGGGATCGGCATCGGGGTGAGCGCCTACATCCTGGGCATGCGGCACGCGTTCGACGCCGACCACATCGCCGCGATCGACAACACCACCCGCAAGCTCATGGACGAGGACCGACGTCCCCTGTCGGTCGGCTTCTGGTTCTCCCTGGGGCACTCCAGTGTCGTGTTCGTGCTGACCCTCCTGCTCTCCCTGGGCGTCAAATCCCTTGCCGCACCGGTCCGCGAGGACAACTCCGAGCTGCACCACGTCACCGAGCTGATCGGCACGACCGTCTCCGGGACGTTCCTCTACCTCATCGCCATCATCAACATCGTTATCCTTACGGGCATCTGGAAGGTGTTCCGGCAGATGCGGTCCGGCCACTTCGACGAGGCCGCGCTGGAGCAACAGCTCAACAACCGCGGCCTCGTCAACCGCCTGCTGGGACGCGTGATGAAGTCGATCACCAAGCCGTGGCAGATGTATCCACTCGGCCTGCTGTTCGGCCTCGGCTTCGACACCGCCACCGAGGTCGCTCTGCTGGTGCTGGCCGGCTCCGGAGCCGCCTCCGGCCTGCCCTGGTACGCCATCCTCTGCCTGCCGGTCCTTTTCGCGGCCGGCATGAGCCTGCTGGACACCATCGACGGTTCTTTCATGAACTTCGCCTACGGCTGGGCCTTTTCCAATCCGGTACGGAAGGTCTACTACAACCTCACCATCACCGGCCTGTCCGTCGCCGTCGCGCTGGTCATCGGCACCGCCGAGCTGTTGGGCCTGCTCGCCGACAAGGCGCGCCTGCACGGCGCGTTCTGGGACTGGATCAGCGGCCTGAACCTGAACACCGTCGGCTTCGTCATCGTCGGCCTGTTCTTCGCCACGTGGGCTGCTGCCCTGGCCGTGTGGAAGCTCGGCCGTATCGAGGAGAAGTGGACCGCCGGGCTGCAGCCCGTCGAGCAGCAGGCCGACTGA
- a CDS encoding zinc-binding dehydrogenase, with protein sequence MDTMLAGRFHLDSKKFVVEEVPVPVPGPGEVLIEVKAAGVCLSDVHLIDGSLVPLFATSDTVTVGHEVSGVIHTLGPDLKRGLTVGTRVTLEAGKTCGQCAGCVRRRPCTQMLTAGIDYDGGWAQYTVAREDTLILIPDSLPFDQAAIIPDAVSTPYAAVVATAGVRPAQSVGVWGVGGVGAHNVRLARLVGAAPIIAVDPLPSARERALAFGADIALDPTADDFADQVRAATAGRGLDFAFDCAGVPAVREQAAAALGLGGVLILVGISPRPLTITEGLTFNYLGKQVRGHYGGSPESVTELVRLAEVGRLDLAPSITDHIPLAEAADAVNRLEKKIGDPIRLILVP encoded by the coding sequence ATGGACACCATGCTCGCCGGACGCTTCCACCTGGACAGCAAGAAGTTCGTCGTGGAGGAGGTCCCCGTCCCCGTGCCCGGCCCGGGCGAGGTCCTCATCGAGGTGAAGGCCGCAGGCGTCTGCCTTTCGGACGTCCACCTGATCGACGGCTCCCTCGTCCCGCTGTTCGCCACCTCCGACACGGTCACCGTCGGCCACGAGGTCTCCGGTGTGATCCACACCCTCGGCCCCGACCTCAAGCGCGGCCTGACCGTCGGCACCCGCGTCACCCTGGAGGCCGGCAAGACCTGCGGCCAGTGCGCCGGCTGCGTGCGCCGCCGTCCCTGCACCCAGATGCTCACCGCCGGCATCGACTACGACGGCGGCTGGGCCCAGTACACCGTCGCCCGCGAGGACACCCTCATCCTCATCCCCGACAGCCTCCCCTTCGACCAGGCCGCGATCATCCCCGATGCGGTCTCGACCCCCTACGCCGCCGTCGTCGCCACCGCCGGAGTACGCCCCGCCCAGTCCGTCGGCGTGTGGGGTGTGGGCGGAGTCGGCGCACACAACGTACGCCTCGCCCGCCTGGTCGGCGCCGCACCGATCATCGCCGTCGACCCGCTGCCCAGCGCCCGGGAACGCGCCCTGGCCTTCGGCGCGGACATCGCACTCGACCCGACCGCCGACGACTTCGCCGACCAGGTACGCGCCGCCACCGCCGGACGGGGCCTCGACTTCGCCTTCGACTGCGCCGGTGTGCCGGCGGTCCGCGAGCAGGCCGCCGCCGCACTCGGCCTGGGCGGAGTCCTCATCCTGGTCGGCATCAGCCCCAGGCCCCTCACCATCACCGAGGGCCTGACCTTCAACTACCTGGGCAAGCAGGTGCGCGGTCACTACGGCGGCAGCCCCGAGTCCGTCACCGAGCTGGTCCGCCTTGCCGAGGTAGGCCGTCTTGACCTGGCACCCTCCATCACGGACCACATCCCGCTCGCCGAGGCCGCCGACGCGGTCAACCGGCTGGAGAAAAAGATCGGTGACCCGATCCGCCTCATCCTCGTCCCCTGA
- a CDS encoding helix-turn-helix domain-containing protein, with the protein MLESLGLDDPTERAYRHLLASPPLTATELARHQSCGTAQARRMLDELVAAGLAVPSAGRPTRYAPVDPRIGLAALIRARRLELERAAATLDAYGAEFNERKLSSDPSRLVEIVEGPTAITAWLTELMAGAEHEVLCFDTPPYLTADASALQFEEDLLARGVRARAIYSSQVLAVPERAELLQHLVLLGEQARVLPHVPLKLLVFDRRDALVPLTAGADGLRSTAALVHGSPLCDALVELFEASWQQATPVFGSEAQETEEQPDLSEADRALLHLLHAGLKDETIARQLGLSERTLRRRITDLTTRLGATSRFQAGAQAARRGWL; encoded by the coding sequence GTGCTGGAGTCCCTGGGTCTCGACGATCCGACCGAGCGCGCCTATCGCCATCTGCTGGCTTCGCCGCCACTGACGGCGACCGAACTGGCCAGGCACCAGTCCTGCGGCACGGCACAGGCCCGCCGCATGCTGGACGAACTGGTCGCCGCGGGCCTCGCGGTACCCTCGGCGGGACGGCCCACCCGCTACGCCCCGGTGGACCCGCGCATCGGCCTGGCCGCCCTGATCCGCGCGCGCCGTCTGGAGCTGGAACGCGCGGCGGCCACGCTGGACGCCTACGGGGCCGAGTTCAACGAGCGCAAGCTGAGCTCTGATCCGAGCCGACTGGTGGAGATCGTCGAGGGGCCGACCGCGATCACCGCCTGGTTGACCGAGCTGATGGCGGGCGCCGAGCACGAGGTCCTGTGCTTCGACACCCCGCCCTATCTCACGGCCGACGCGAGTGCGTTGCAGTTCGAGGAGGACCTGCTGGCCCGTGGCGTACGGGCACGGGCGATCTACTCGAGCCAGGTGCTGGCCGTCCCGGAGCGCGCGGAACTGCTCCAGCATCTCGTGCTCCTCGGGGAACAGGCCCGGGTGCTGCCCCATGTGCCGCTGAAGCTGCTGGTCTTCGACCGCCGCGATGCCCTCGTTCCGCTCACCGCCGGCGCCGACGGCCTGCGCAGTACCGCCGCCCTGGTCCACGGGTCACCGCTGTGCGACGCCCTCGTCGAGCTCTTCGAGGCCAGCTGGCAGCAGGCCACCCCCGTGTTCGGCAGCGAGGCCCAGGAGACGGAAGAGCAGCCCGACCTCAGCGAGGCCGACCGTGCTCTGCTCCACCTGCTCCATGCCGGGCTGAAGGACGAGACCATAGCCCGCCAACTCGGCCTCAGCGAACGCACCCTGCGCCGCCGGATCACCGACCTGACCACCCGCCTCGGGGCGACGAGCCGATTCCAGGCGGGCGCGCAGGCGGCCCGCCGCGGGTGGCTCTGA
- a CDS encoding bifunctional cytochrome P450/NADPH--P450 reductase gives MTTHPETDLRPIRSPRGVPLFGHTPQIPSTNPVEYFGRLTKQFPEGLYGMEIAGIEQVFVWDPDLVAEVCDETRFFKQIDKTPLAHVRDYAGAGLFTAHQHEEEWGMAHRVLLPAFSQRAMKGYFGQMLEIAQNLVGKWERKEGRPVNITDDYTRLTLDTIALSGFGYRFDSFAKEDLHPFLNALLQALVESLRRSQELPMMTKMRKADDKKYRENIRLMRDLVENVIKERRDGKGTGEDDLLGLMLEATDPETGKGLDDDNVRDQVVTFLIAGHETTSGLLSFATYSLMRNPHILAQAYAEVDRLLPGDTVPDYDTVMQMDVIPRILEETLRLWAPIPLIGKSPLEDTVIGGCYGLKKGTRVNILEGPLHTHPKAWERPEEFDINRWLPENRVNHHPHAYKPFGNGVRACIGRQFALTEARLALALVLQKFKFADTDDYKMDVKEALTRKPGGFELNVRARQQHERTVFGAVDLQTDDTQAQAAVSGVGVNLTVAYGSSLGSCEDLARTIADRGERSGFGTTLVGLDELGDNLPTEGLLVVVASSYNGKAPDNAQRFDELLTAGLPEGSLSNVRFALLGAGNTQWVATYQGFPKRIEAGLLAAGATRVIERGIADAAGDFDGMATRWMDTLWTTLAEEYAADTSETTGPRFEVQLLTEAEVRPAIVSEQAYPLTVVANEELVSDATGLWDFSIEPPRPAAKSITIELPDGVTYDTGNHLAVFAKNEPALVNRALARLGVDRDQVLRLDQPAGGRTHLPVGTPVTAGLLFTEFVELQDVATRSQIQTLAGHTECPWTRPQLEAYTADTAEAEERYQTEVLGKRVSVLNLLERFPAVELPLAVFLEMMGPIRPRFYSISSAPLANPRHVRLTVGLLEGPALSGDGRYRGTCSSYIAGLEPGDVFYGYVRVPSPTFAPPVDPATPLILIGPGTGIAPLRGFLEERAWQHANGTQVGLSQVFVGCRHPEHDYFYRDEMEMWALSGIAQVHTAFSAVTGHPARFVQDAIAGAADTVWRAIQDGAYIYVCGDGRRMAPAVREALAAVYRKHTGSDDEAAQQWLAQLEADERYQQDVFA, from the coding sequence ATGACCACACACCCCGAGACCGACCTGCGGCCCATCCGGTCTCCGCGGGGGGTCCCGCTCTTCGGCCACACGCCGCAGATCCCCAGCACCAACCCGGTGGAGTACTTCGGCAGGCTGACCAAGCAGTTCCCCGAGGGGCTCTACGGCATGGAGATCGCCGGCATCGAGCAGGTCTTCGTCTGGGACCCGGACCTGGTGGCCGAGGTCTGCGACGAGACGCGGTTCTTCAAGCAGATCGACAAGACGCCGCTGGCCCATGTCCGGGACTACGCGGGAGCCGGCCTGTTCACGGCCCACCAGCACGAAGAGGAGTGGGGCATGGCGCACCGAGTCCTCCTCCCGGCCTTCAGCCAGCGGGCGATGAAGGGCTACTTCGGGCAGATGCTGGAGATCGCCCAGAACCTGGTGGGCAAGTGGGAGCGTAAGGAGGGCCGGCCGGTCAACATCACCGACGACTACACCCGGCTGACCCTGGACACCATCGCCCTGTCAGGTTTCGGTTACCGGTTCGACTCCTTCGCCAAGGAGGATCTGCACCCCTTCCTCAACGCGCTGCTGCAGGCGCTGGTTGAGTCGCTGCGGCGCTCGCAGGAGCTGCCGATGATGACCAAGATGCGCAAGGCCGACGACAAGAAGTACCGCGAGAACATCCGGCTGATGCGGGACCTGGTCGAGAATGTGATCAAGGAGCGCCGTGACGGGAAGGGCACCGGTGAGGACGACCTGCTGGGCCTGATGCTGGAGGCCACGGACCCGGAGACCGGCAAGGGGCTGGACGACGACAACGTCCGTGACCAGGTGGTGACGTTCCTGATCGCCGGTCACGAGACCACCAGTGGTCTGCTGTCGTTCGCCACGTACTCGCTGATGCGCAACCCGCACATCCTGGCCCAGGCCTACGCCGAGGTGGACCGGCTGCTGCCGGGTGACACGGTCCCGGACTACGACACGGTCATGCAGATGGACGTGATCCCGCGGATCCTGGAGGAGACCCTGCGCCTGTGGGCTCCCATCCCGCTGATCGGCAAGTCCCCGCTGGAGGACACCGTCATCGGCGGCTGCTACGGGCTGAAGAAGGGAACAAGGGTCAACATCCTCGAGGGCCCGCTGCACACCCACCCCAAGGCATGGGAGCGGCCGGAGGAGTTCGACATCAACCGGTGGCTGCCGGAGAACCGGGTCAACCACCACCCGCACGCCTACAAGCCGTTCGGCAACGGCGTGCGTGCCTGCATCGGCCGGCAGTTCGCGCTCACCGAGGCACGTCTGGCCCTCGCGCTGGTGCTGCAGAAGTTCAAGTTCGCCGACACCGACGACTACAAGATGGACGTCAAGGAGGCGCTGACGCGCAAGCCCGGCGGCTTCGAACTGAACGTGCGGGCCCGTCAGCAGCACGAGCGGACCGTGTTCGGCGCCGTGGACCTGCAGACCGACGACACGCAGGCGCAGGCCGCGGTCAGCGGTGTCGGGGTGAACCTGACCGTCGCCTACGGCTCCAGCCTTGGCTCGTGCGAGGACCTGGCGCGCACCATCGCCGACCGCGGTGAGCGCTCCGGATTCGGCACCACCTTGGTCGGCCTGGACGAGCTGGGTGACAACCTGCCCACCGAGGGCCTGCTCGTCGTCGTGGCCTCCAGCTACAACGGCAAGGCCCCCGACAACGCCCAGCGTTTCGACGAACTGCTCACCGCCGGGCTGCCCGAGGGCTCGCTGTCCAACGTGCGGTTCGCGCTGCTGGGCGCCGGCAACACCCAGTGGGTGGCCACCTACCAGGGCTTCCCCAAGCGGATCGAGGCAGGCCTGCTGGCTGCCGGTGCCACCCGCGTCATCGAGCGCGGCATCGCCGACGCCGCCGGTGACTTCGACGGCATGGCCACCCGCTGGATGGACACCCTGTGGACCACCCTGGCAGAGGAGTACGCCGCCGACACCTCCGAAACCACCGGGCCGCGCTTCGAGGTGCAGCTCCTGACCGAGGCGGAGGTGCGTCCCGCGATCGTCTCCGAGCAGGCCTACCCCCTCACCGTGGTCGCCAACGAGGAGCTGGTCAGCGACGCGACCGGGCTGTGGGACTTCAGCATCGAGCCGCCTCGCCCGGCCGCGAAGTCCATCACCATCGAACTCCCCGACGGTGTCACCTATGACACCGGCAATCACCTGGCCGTCTTCGCCAAGAACGAGCCCGCGCTCGTCAACCGTGCCCTCGCGCGGCTCGGCGTCGACCGCGACCAGGTCCTGCGGCTGGACCAGCCCGCCGGCGGCCGCACGCACCTCCCGGTGGGCACTCCCGTCACCGCGGGCCTGCTGTTCACCGAGTTCGTTGAGCTGCAGGACGTGGCCACGCGATCTCAGATACAGACGCTGGCCGGGCACACCGAATGCCCGTGGACCCGGCCGCAGCTGGAGGCCTACACGGCCGACACCGCCGAGGCCGAGGAGCGCTACCAGACCGAGGTCCTGGGCAAGCGCGTCTCCGTGCTCAACCTGCTGGAGCGCTTCCCCGCGGTCGAGCTGCCGCTGGCGGTCTTCCTGGAGATGATGGGCCCGATCCGCCCGCGGTTCTACTCCATCTCCTCCGCTCCGCTGGCCAACCCCCGGCACGTGCGCCTGACCGTCGGTCTGCTGGAAGGCCCGGCCCTGTCCGGTGACGGCCGGTACCGCGGCACCTGCTCCTCCTACATCGCAGGCCTCGAGCCCGGAGACGTCTTCTACGGCTACGTGCGTGTGCCGTCCCCGACCTTCGCCCCGCCGGTCGACCCGGCCACGCCGCTGATCCTCATCGGTCCCGGCACCGGCATCGCGCCGCTGCGCGGCTTCCTCGAGGAGCGGGCCTGGCAGCACGCGAACGGCACGCAGGTCGGCCTGTCGCAGGTCTTCGTCGGCTGCCGTCACCCCGAGCACGACTACTTCTACCGGGACGAGATGGAGATGTGGGCGCTGTCCGGCATCGCCCAGGTCCACACCGCCTTCTCCGCGGTGACTGGACACCCGGCCCGGTTCGTCCAGGACGCCATCGCAGGCGCCGCCGACACCGTGTGGCGGGCCATCCAGGACGGCGCGTACATCTACGTCTGCGGTGACGGACGCCGCATGGCACCCGCCGTGCGCGAGGCGCTCGCCGCCGTCTACCGCAAGCACACCGGCAGCGACGACGAGGCCGCCCAGCAGTGGCTTGCCCAGCTCGAAGCCGACGAGCGCTACCAGCAGGACGTCTTCGCCTGA
- a CDS encoding TetR/AcrR family transcriptional regulator, with translation MATERKPPRGTRKRDVPLTTDGIYAMALQLIDADGVEALSMRKLATTLDANHMSLYHHVPNEDAVLRGVAHRVGSQFSAEEWGDIPWQDRLRELARDFRDLSHRHPKLMGYSFTRPDYVQPEDPFWQALIDILAAAKLPEEEIPRAAATLVGVFTGLLLSELNGALQRWATLPPAPSGPDEEEAPPPSKDVIDTMFNSTLDAAVAGVENHVARARERV, from the coding sequence ATGGCTACTGAACGTAAGCCCCCTCGGGGAACGAGGAAGAGGGACGTACCGCTCACCACGGACGGCATCTACGCCATGGCGTTGCAGCTCATCGATGCCGACGGGGTCGAGGCGCTCAGCATGCGCAAACTCGCGACCACGCTCGATGCGAACCATATGTCGCTGTACCACCACGTGCCGAACGAGGACGCCGTGCTGCGCGGCGTGGCCCACCGAGTCGGTTCGCAGTTCAGCGCGGAGGAGTGGGGAGACATCCCCTGGCAGGACCGACTGCGTGAACTGGCCCGGGACTTCCGCGATCTGTCGCACCGTCACCCGAAACTGATGGGGTATTCCTTCACGCGCCCCGACTACGTGCAGCCGGAGGACCCCTTCTGGCAGGCACTGATCGACATCCTGGCCGCCGCGAAACTGCCCGAGGAGGAGATTCCGCGCGCCGCCGCGACCCTGGTCGGTGTGTTCACAGGTCTGCTGCTCAGCGAACTGAACGGGGCACTGCAACGGTGGGCCACTCTGCCACCGGCACCGTCGGGCCCCGACGAGGAAGAAGCGCCCCCGCCCTCCAAGGACGTGATCGACACCATGTTCAACTCCACACTGGACGCCGCGGTCGCCGGAGTGGAGAACCATGTCGCACGAGCCCGCGAGAGGGTGTGA
- a CDS encoding acyclic terpene utilization AtuA family protein: MLILGKARAKDSTKGFATTFLQHLDAALEHLVANRIRLVVNAGGLNPAGPAGATRELIARHGHDLRVSHIEGDDVFGSLDGLRQAGHCLPHLTSGQPLSDWTHQSLTANAYLGGFGIARALHDGADIVVTGRVTDASLVVGPAARWWGWTPTDHDALAGAVAAGHVIECGPQATGGNFSGFRAVPDLVEPGFPIAEIAADGSSVITKNPGTGGVVTQDTVTAQLLYEIGEPAYLNPDVTAHLDTATLTDLGEDRVRISRVRGTAPSRTTKVAITGVGGWTNSAILALTGTDLDAKAALVERFIHRYAEAVDGLDAVAVERIGRAQPDPDTQNTGTELLRITVQGTQQAAGRAFSSRVVELALSSYPGLYSLGPPRPGSAFGVYWPALLDQRMLQRTVHHDDGTTEIIAPGNPDGAGDEVIRQAEPALAPSVPAPRTDELVVAPLGEIVHARSGDKGGDANLGVWVRDGAAWDWLRSTLTVDELRRLLPETRGLEISRHELPNLGAVNFLVRGLLGTGATSTLRLDSQAKALGEWLRSRSIKCRDLWCDPDGAMTHDGPHSWTGRWRSPRSTAFCR; this comes from the coding sequence ATGCTGATCCTCGGGAAGGCGCGCGCCAAGGACAGCACGAAGGGCTTTGCGACCACCTTCCTGCAGCACCTCGACGCGGCGCTCGAGCACCTCGTCGCCAACAGGATCAGGCTCGTCGTCAACGCCGGGGGGCTCAACCCCGCCGGGCCGGCCGGCGCGACGCGCGAACTGATCGCACGCCACGGTCACGACCTGCGGGTATCCCACATCGAAGGCGACGACGTATTCGGCAGCCTCGACGGTCTGCGACAGGCGGGCCATTGCCTGCCGCACCTGACCAGTGGTCAGCCGCTGTCGGACTGGACGCACCAGTCGCTGACGGCCAACGCCTACCTCGGTGGCTTCGGCATCGCGCGCGCCCTCCACGACGGCGCCGATATCGTCGTCACGGGCCGCGTCACCGACGCCTCCCTGGTCGTCGGTCCCGCCGCCCGGTGGTGGGGTTGGACGCCTACCGACCACGACGCCCTCGCCGGCGCGGTCGCCGCCGGACACGTCATCGAGTGCGGGCCTCAGGCGACCGGCGGCAACTTCTCCGGGTTCCGTGCTGTCCCCGACCTCGTGGAGCCGGGGTTCCCGATCGCCGAGATCGCCGCCGACGGCTCCTCGGTGATCACCAAGAATCCGGGCACCGGCGGCGTGGTCACCCAGGACACAGTCACCGCCCAACTGCTCTACGAGATCGGTGAACCCGCGTATCTCAACCCCGACGTGACCGCCCACCTGGACACCGCCACGCTGACAGACCTCGGCGAGGACCGCGTCCGGATCAGCCGCGTGCGAGGCACGGCGCCGTCCAGGACGACCAAGGTCGCAATCACAGGGGTGGGAGGCTGGACGAACAGCGCGATCCTCGCGCTCACCGGCACGGACCTCGACGCGAAGGCCGCCCTCGTGGAGCGATTCATCCACCGCTACGCCGAGGCCGTCGACGGGCTCGACGCGGTCGCCGTCGAGCGCATCGGGCGGGCCCAGCCCGATCCCGACACCCAGAACACGGGAACCGAGCTGCTCAGGATCACCGTGCAGGGGACGCAGCAGGCCGCCGGGCGCGCCTTCTCGTCGCGCGTGGTTGAGCTGGCCCTGTCCAGCTACCCCGGGCTGTACTCCCTCGGCCCTCCGCGACCGGGGTCCGCGTTCGGTGTCTACTGGCCCGCACTGCTCGACCAGCGGATGCTCCAGCGCACGGTTCACCACGACGACGGCACGACCGAGATCATCGCCCCCGGCAACCCGGACGGCGCCGGTGACGAGGTAATACGGCAGGCCGAACCCGCGCTCGCGCCATCGGTGCCTGCGCCGCGGACAGACGAACTCGTCGTCGCCCCACTCGGTGAGATCGTGCACGCCCGCTCCGGTGACAAGGGCGGCGACGCGAATCTCGGCGTCTGGGTACGAGATGGTGCGGCATGGGACTGGCTCAGGTCCACCCTCACCGTCGACGAACTGCGACGCCTTCTTCCCGAAACACGCGGACTGGAGATCTCGCGCCACGAACTCCCCAACCTGGGCGCGGTCAACTTCCTCGTCCGAGGACTGCTCGGGACCGGCGCCACCTCGACACTGCGGCTGGACTCGCAGGCCAAAGCACTCGGCGAATGGCTGCGCTCACGCAGCATCAAGTGCCGCGATCTCTGGTGCGATCCTGACGGCGCCATGACCCACGACGGGCCTCACAGTTGGACGGGCAGGTGGCGCAGCCCGCGTAGCACGGCGTTTTGCCGGTAG